The window ggtcccatcgttgtgggacccagggggccggcgcagcagcacgccgaagcagcttgtcacaggtcgagatgcaggacaggaacccggaagtgaccgacaggctgcttcagcgtgccgctgcgccggccccctgggccccacaacgatgggaccgatgccacagggacgggctcgaaacactctatgacccctcaaaagaacagcagtctagctcgcttcccccgagccctgccgccataagcctcaagggggctcattttgcagcatctcccggcgggagggtggcatccgcacgggacacatatcaaatggaagagggggcgcagggctatcagaaacagccggcggagggagtcgggagagcaccccactgggggatccacaccccgaaagtgatgaaggtggcgcatatagagccaacagagcaaacaggacaaaataaataggctgcattatgcagcacagttgagaaagtgccttatcccatatactgatgaagtaaatacaggatctgagaacaaaattgcaccagaagacacaaacacaaagctcccttacactgaatcagtgcttgggtccaccaaagtcagtattgtcacataagaacgtaagagaagccctgttggatcaggccagtggcccattcagtcaggaaggggggaaggaagggagggaaggaaggaaggaaggaagaaaggaaggaagggaggagggagggaagggaaggagggaaggaaggaagggaggagggaaggaaggagggaaggaaggaagggagggaaggaagggaggagggagggaaggaagaaaggaaggagggagggaaggaaggaaggaaggagggaggaaggagggagggaaggaaggaaagaaggaaggccagccgcccccccccccgccagccgcccccccccgcttttggcttacctggatccagggcggtggtggcctctcctccgggctgctggcggggctggcggcagctgcggaggccggagaggccggcgctggtctctggaggcctccagggaccagcgctggcctctccacgctgcctccgctggtctctggaggcctccagggaccagcgcaggcctctccacgaagcctccgctggcctctggagtcctccagggaccagcgcaggcctctccacgatgcctccgctggcctctggaggcctccagggaccagcgccggcctctccacgaagcctccgctggcctctggaggcctccagggaccagcgccggcctctccacgatgcctccgctggcctctggaggcctcctgggaccagcaccggcctctccacgatgcctccgctggcctctggaggcctccagggaccagcgccggcctctccacgatgcctccgctggcctctggaggcctccagggaccagcgccggcctctccacgaagcctccgctggcctctggaggcctctccacgaagcctccgctggcctctggaggcctccagggaccagcgccggcctctctggaccccgcgcgcggggaaggcggggagtgaggcagccagcgtccctgcgcgtgcgcacaccgctgtgcgcacgcacagggacgctggctgcctcactccccgccttccccgcgcgcgcggcccgccggctccccgctggctataccgggactttgtaatggtcctggtataggcagcccgggagccgggaattggtggccagaaccgggaaagtcccgggagaccgggacggtctggccaccctattcacAGGAgatcaacaaggttcagaacaggtctgttagatttccaggttctttTCTGCATAACAAAAAAATTGATCTGAGTTTCAAATGTCAAAAGAATGATGCTtgtaaatcattttttttttcggAGGAAAGGCAGGTGCTGGACTGACCTATGTTTGTAGAATACTCGCAAAGGCATCATGGTGGTCCactatggtggaaagtgccatcaggttgcagaTGGCTTCTGGTGAccttatagggcaggggtggtcaaacttgcttaacataagagccacatagaagaaacagcagatgtttgagagccgcaagacatgaacatcagatgtctgagagccggaaggaaggaggggaggtgggaaaggtagaaagaaagcaactttaaatgcattctccaagtagccaactggcttggcttggagaagtgattttaaatgatttaaagagagaaatgcattctccaagccagccaatatggtggtggtggggtatgagagccacacaatatgtgtgcaggagccacagtttgaccaccccaggtatagggtttccaaggcaagagacacacagaagtagtttgccattgcctgccttcatgtTACAACCCTGgctttccttggtagtctcccatccaagtagtagcTTTGCTGgaccttgtttagcttctgagatctgatgagatcaagctatccTGGGCCCACCAGGTGAAGACACTATTGTTCGGTATGCTATATGTCAGATATGTATGTGTTACTTCGTTATGGCTGAAGCTTTCTAAAAAATCTTGATTTGAAGCAACATATAACCCTTTAGAGCATTTGTGCTCATCACTTCACAATTTTTTGACAGTGCCTGGTCCTTGGGAAGTCCATCTTACTTCCACTAGAACGAGGGCTTTTTCCATCATAGCTCCATCCTGGTGGAATGCTTTATCAAAGGAGACACATATGCTGCGGGACCTGTCAGAGTTCCATAGGGCATGTAAGAAGGAATTGTTCCAGCAGGCCTTCAGTTAATCCTTTACTTTTCAGTACCTGTTGGTCTGCCAGATTTTTTCTCTTTGAAATATTGCTAGGAACGAGGAGAGCGTGACGATTttaactgaacaaagtttgaatccagtggcacctttaagaccaacgaagttttattcaaggcatataAGCTTTGGTATGAAGAAGTTTGCATGCATGCGAAAGCTCATCTtttgcataaaactttgttggtcttaaaggtacctctggactcaaactttgttctgctgcacctgtaagaccaacaagcttacattctgaataaaactttgttggtcttaaaggtgatacttgacttttgctttgttccactgcttcagaccaacacggccgcccacctggatctttgttctgctgcttctacCCACCAGGAACTAAGATTGTAACTGTTTTAATGATGAAACTTACGGTTCTGTTGCATGTCTTTtaaaatgttgtgagccaccctgagccccacAGCGCAGGAGAAGAGTggtatataaatctaataaatagagACATAAAATAAATATCCCTGTGCACTTGTTGGTAACCTGGTTACATAACCTTTTCCATTCAAACATACGTAAAACAATGGCACACTAACCTTTCCTGCATTCAGGGATTTGAATGTATTCTGACAGGCTGGCCCATAATCGAACAGCTTTCCCTTTAAGACCCTGACCACAAGGGCAGGTGTgagtgggggtggaattctagcaggagcttctttgcatattaggccacacccaccagaTGTAGTCAGTACTCTAAAAGCTTACAAtactttttttgtaagctcttggaggtttgactacatcagggggtggggcctaatatgcaaaggagctcctgctagaattttaccccAGGTGTAAGAGAGACACTCACCCATAGGATGATGCAATGTGAGGTCAGCACTGGCACGTCTATTTCAGTGTTGTTCTTCTCCGAGCCTTGATGTATTTTGTTAGTTCCGATGACAGGTTGTGACCTTTGTATTAAAAGAACAATGTTAAGGCTGGAGGGGTGGGGTCAGCCTGTGTAGCTTCTGGCTATAGCCCTGATTGGTAGCATCTCTgattctttttcctttttaaatggtgtaatagttaagagcAACGGACTCTAATCAGGAAAACCGTGTTCAATACTACGCTTCTCCACATTAAGCCAACTGGGTGATCTTAAGTCAGTCATAGCCTTTTCAGAGCACTCTCAGTCcccaaaataagtctagctcaccatcTAGTGGCACATAATGCTGAAAGAACCAGAACTTTAGGCTGCCTGACACTTTTAGGATCTCCTGACTATACTATGcacaatgccatatgatgatgattctttttaaatttttagatTTCTGGCTCTGACACTTGGTCATGGACACCCTGGCTCCTGATGGGGAAGCCCCCCCACTCTCTGCAGCGATGCGGGCAAAGATTGAACGAAATCGCCAGCGGGCTCTGATGCTGCGGCAAGCCAGGCTGGCTACACGGCCCTATCCAGCCACTGGCGAAGGTTTGCTTGTGCAGCGTCATGAATGGGGTTGGGGCTCAGGCAGCCCTGTGGCTGGCACAAGAGAGAGACATGTCGATGATAGAAAACAATAAGGAAAGGAGATGATGTAATGGTCAAAGTGGAATTAAAAAACAATAGTGGGATTGGTTTTTAAATAATACCTGGGATCCTGGTGTTTATAAACTGTATCTCTGTCCTTCCTTTAGGAAGTAGTTCCAACTCTTTTACAAGATACAAAACCCCCTAcatgacatatgaagctgccttatactgaatcagatccttggtctatcaacgtcagtattgtgtactcagacAAGTCCCAGTTTTGGTCAAAACTCCAAGAGATTACATGTGGTGATGAGCATTGTTCTTTGGGGCTCTCTCAAATGCTGACTGTTTAAAAACTAATCTTAAGGGGAGCTGAAAGAGATATCTGAAGTTTTCGGCTACTCGTAATATATGAACGGGATTGAATCAAATTATTTTAATCTCTTGGGTTTAGGAGCTTGTGCAGTTGGGCAAACGAGAGAAAACCTCTTAGCTCGGAGAACGATTTGACAGTGTGGGAGAGATGATAATCCAAACTTCTGAAGCAGAATAACACAGGGAATATTGAAAGATAACATTATTGAAGGGCTTTCTAGATGGAGACTGAATTCCCCGTGCAAGACAGATGGTGACCAGTAGGTCATATATCACTACTTGGTGAAGTCCTATGTCCCTTAACAGGAGACAGCatggccagttccaggtttgggGAGCCATGGGCAGAGTGCCCAGGGGCATACCTATGCCCACCACTAGCCCCTCCCCTTCTTGCCCCCTCACCTGTGCATCTTCACTCTGTCCACTTGCATGCTTTCCCACCACCTGCAGTCACAGCTGCCCGCACTGCCTTCAGTGTGATTGAGTTTCTCTGATTGTGTTCCGTGCAACTAGCAGTGCCACTGCTAGTTCCTTAAAGTATCTCCCACTAGAGAGGCAGCATGGTTGTATTAGTTGACAGCATTGGACTCaaaatgggagaactgggttcaatttcTCACTGCTCCACATGAATccagctgggtaaccttaggGCAGTCTTtttcagagctctttcagtcccaaaAATAATACCTGGGATCCTGGTGTTTCTAAACTGTATCTCTGTCCTTCCTTTTGGAAGCCGTTCCAACTGTTtgacaagttttttaaaaaacccctacgTGACCAGTCCCGCATTTGGACAAACTTCCAAGAGATTAAACATGATGGGCATTGTTCTTTGAGGCTCTCTCAAATGCTGACTGTTTAAAAACCAAAGCTTAAGGGGAGCTGAAGGAGGCATCTGAAGTGTGTGGCTACTTGTAATGTATGAATGGGATCAAATCTAATTGATTTAATCTCTTGGGCAAAGGAGTTTATGCACTTGGGCAAACAAGAGAAAACCTCTTAGCTCAGAGAATAATTTGACAGGGTGGGAGAGATGAGAATCCAAACTCATGAAACAGAATAACACCTAGAGCtggctcgccacctagtggtggaTTATGCTAAAGAGCTAGttcttcaggctgccagacaatgaTCAGATCTCCTGGTTATACCACACACattgccatatgataattattattaGCAGTGTCACTGCTATGACCACCCACTTGCCCTTCTCTTGTAGTGTTAGGCAGAATATACAGCTGGGAACACAGATGACCAGGCATTCATGAGCAAGCAGTGTAGGGTTGACAGGTCCCTTTGTCatgccagcagggggatttgggagACATTCCAGGAGCAGGTGGGGATGTCGCACAATGTGcttatgtcacccagaagtgacgacAGTGCATCAGTGACATAAGAGGTGAtgctctgcttttggggcaaaactctgtggtaaaattggcctcaaaccatagagttttgccccaaaatcagagtATCGCCCCTGGCGTCATGGGCATAGTGACGTCAGAATGATGTTGCTGTTGCAGGGAGTGGGAGGAATTTCCAGCTAGCCAGTGGTgggcaggagcctgcaaaagcaggggatctccacccccacctggggaatggtatCTCTAGGAAGTGGACAGGTGTGCTGCAGGTATCAGAGCAGATGCATGAGCATGGAGTCATCAATACCAGGCTCCATCAGCAGCCATAGGCCTTGAGAGTTGCCCCACCTCAGGGTGCACTGCTGGCCCTGGGAGTCAGCGCTCTTATCTTTTTGTGCATGCATCCTTATATTTGAACTTTGTGACTCTTTCAGGGACTCTGTTCATGCCATTGTACAGGGATAGACATGGAAGTCTCATTTGCAAGGAGATTTCAAGAATAATGTCATGTATGAATAGCGAAGTTTTAGTTTGTGATAGGTGTGCGTGTGATACTGTTTTCCATCCTTTCAGGCAGTTCTAAAGTTAAAGCGCCTCCTAAAGTAACAGATACGGGGGGAGGATTctttctggaggaggaggaagaagaggaagacgcAGCAGAGAAAATTGTTCACCTTCCAGGTAAATGGTGATGATGTTGAAGCCATGGCTGTTGTTGACGCCCCTAGCTGAAATTCCATAGTTTAGGTTGTAACCCCACACTTcactgcatttatacacaatcaTGCACATCATGTAGGAGTCGAGTTTTTACACTGGAGATCTActtccttcttttttaaaaaaaaaaaactgtttataATCACACTTGCTGTCTGATTGATTTGCTCACTACTGATTTATATGATTGGCTGCTGAAGATTGTACTTAAATAACATGTCTTTGCGGAAGGGGAAAAACTATCAATCTCTGGGTTGTTTGAAAAATGCATGTGTATGAAGCACCGCTAATGGGATTTCAGACTTCAAGTCATTTTGTATGTAGATATATAGCTTTGTTCTGATCAGCCTTTGTTATACAAACtgcattttcaatatttttatagaGTCTTTTTGCACAAAACTGCTTTATTCCTTTGTTTCTAGTAAAGTATTTTTCCTAGTAATTCTGGCCATGAACCCCTTGGCTTTTTTCCCTAGTCTTTCCCATGGCTTCCTCCTTTTGAGTTTACCATTAGAAAGCAATCCTATTTGAACACATGGGGTGGATAGGTTAGGAGTGAGCAGACACAGAAGGGGTTAGGTGTCAAACTCACGTGAtaggagggctggatttgacacaaatctcaatttgtcaggctgggccatgtgcgtcataaaatgtaatgccaggtactggagacatacattttataaaggacatgggCAAATCCAATGTTATTTCTTTTACCCAAAAAAAGATGTTTAAAGCATTAACACTCTTacagtatctccctgatgcccacctGCCCACTTCCACCACTTGTTGTgcattagcactgggacagtatacagggacGTAATGCACAGTCTGTCATCTGGTCATAAAGATAACCAGTTGCCTATAGGCCAGGTAAGAGGcctggatgggctggttctggcccctgggccatgtttgacacccctagcttAAATGGCCTCCCCCGCCTTCACATAAGATCTGTTTGTTGCAGGTGGGAACAGTGCAGATCTGCTTGTAACATGTAACTCGGCCCTATTAGAGTTTGGGAAGGTCAGTAGAAAGCAGAACATGGACATTGTGGTTTGCATGTGAAGCTGCCCTGTACTGAATCataccatcagtccatcaagatcatagaatcatagagtttgaagggacctctagggccatctaaTTCAAAGTAGTATTgttgtctactctggctggcagtgggTCTCTAGGGTCCCAgttttcacatcatctcctacctggccattttaattggagatgccagggattgaaactgggacatACAGAGCATAGGATCATCTGTTGAGCAAGCTGCCCCGTGGTAGGCTCTTTCTGCCGTAGCATCAGGCTGCATGTGCACTGCTGTCTACCACTGGAAAGTGCTTCTATTTGAATGCGTGGTGCTGACAGGTTAGCGGTGAAAAGTGCTTCATACGCCATCATTTAGTTAACAGCCCTTCTTATTAGCTACAGAAAAAAAAGTGCCACCTCAAGGATGACGGATTCAGGCATCTGGAGATGGCAGGCGCAGTAGGGAGAAGCTGAGCCACCTGATAGAAGGTAGGCTGCCTGTAGAAAGGATGGAATGAAGGAACAGGGGCAAGTTTGAGGGTCTTGATGGTGTGTTTTTTTAGGTAACTTGAGTCCTGTGTGGTTTAAGTTAACATCCCAGCAgtcccatcctaagcagagttatgcttTTCAAAGCCCATTGATATCAGtgtgcttagaagggtgtaactttacTTAGGAGATAGCAGTGTTGGCTTCTTTCAGCcctaaacccctcccccccaattttgtTGGAAGCCAGCCTGGTggctaagagtggtggactctaatctggagaatcgggtttgattcttcactcttccacatgaagccagctgggtgaccttgggtcagtcactgttctctcaaggtctctcagccccacctacctcacagggtgtctgttgtgaggacaggaagggaaggtgattgtaaaccgccctgggactccttcaggtagtgaagagcagggtataaaacctcctcctcctcttgtttttattttaaataagaaACCTTTTCATGGCTTCTTTTGTCTGAATCCCGTCCCTATTTATATTTTCTCCTCAAAGTCTAAGCAAAAGGAATTTTTAACAAATAGCACTTAATTTTTACCCCTTATATCTTACTGCGTCAGTAGACTCCTTACAGGTCTTTTAGCTCTGGCTCTCACTGTGGTGGTGCTGTTAATCTCTGCTTAGTGCTCTCTGGTAGTTCCCATGTTTAagccccattgaaatgaatggaagcTTTGTGATTTCAGTTCATGTCAACGGTGCTCGTACAGCAGAACTTAATGATTAATGTTGTCCCTAAAGAATAGTGCTCTCCAGCACTTTAAAATCAAAGTGGAACAAATACATTTCCCTCCTTGCTAAGTGTGAAATATGGTATTAGCTATCAACTTTTAAAAGACAGAAAATTATTTCTACAGCCAGAATTACTTTAGCCTCAAAACGGACTGGCCACTCATCACCTACAATAGAACAGTGGTATGACAAAATTTAGGAACATTTTGTTATGTATAAACTAGCCCATAGTAGCTCAGATTCACCAGTTGAGAGATATGAAAATAAAGTGATAGCCGTATGGTATCCTCTTCTGAATTACATGGCAGAGCATGATATCATTCCAACAAACCCATGTTATAAAACTTTAATATATTTCTAGACATATTACTGCTCTTAACATTGTAATGTACAAGTAATAGTTACTTGTTAATATTGTATTTTATAAGGTCTAATAAAaagtaatttaattttaaaaaagacaaaaaaattaATTGTAAAATGAAGATTCATAGATTGTAAGGCTGAAGGAAAGCGTGGGTGGGCTTTACCTGTAACTGGGAAGATTACTTGTAACTTGGGCCACATTGGCTGCTTAatttccctcacagggttgttttgagggtaAAGTGGAGGAGGGtaaaatgatgtaagccatttggggttcccattggagagaggtggggtataaatggaaggaaggaagcggagaagagaacaatgtaagcagctttgagtctCCATTCAGGACAAAAGTGGGATATGGAGGAAGCAGATAAATAATCATCAAGCAGTGGGCTGCACAATCACACATCACATGCACAGATcctacatgaacatatgaagctgccttacactgattcagacccttggtccatcaaagtcagattgtctactcagactggcagcggctctccagggtctcagtctgaggtctttcacatcatctactgccagatcctttaactggagatgctggggattaaacctggaaccctagcagatgctctaccactgagccattggcCCCTCCTACGTGGAACTGCCCAATGAACCATCTGTCCTACTCAGATTTCCATTTCAGCCTTGCTGTATTTTTTATGTGGCTAGATTTGGAAATAATATATGGTATTTGAATGGTCTTAACAGTGTACATTGTTTCTTTGTTTCTAATAGGGCCTGTGTTAGAGTGTGACTATCTTATCTGTGAAGAATGTGGCAAAGAATTCATGGACTCTTACCTCATGAGCCACTTTGACCTAGCAACCTGTGATAATTGCAGGtataaagaagaaaaataaggTTCTGTTTATTAAATGCTAACAAAATTCCTAATGTTGTGAAGCAAGGGTGTGCCGATTCTACTCTTTTGtgttctgaaaagtactctcagTTCTGTGTAGAAAACAAATGTTCTTTTATAATCTTAAGTGCAGGGAAGTCTTGACAAAAGTGGTATAATCAAATAGAATGAGAAACAGCAGAAATGTACATCTTGTATCGCATATGGTTTTGCTGAACATAACAGCTGGGTTAATTTTCATCTTGAATGTTTGTATATCCTTGCCCAAAGAATTGTACACTCCTCCTATCTAGGATGGTTGTCCTGTTCCACTGAGTGCACAGCTTTGAGAGGGATGGAGCTGTGAGAGAGGTTGGGGACACCCAGCTAGACAGCCAGctcagccaaatcaaccctggagATCAGTGGGGTGACATGTTGCAACCAGAACTCCCTCACATCTGTCGTGAACATTCGTATTTGTTCTCCTTGGTCCTTCAAACTATTTGAATAGGTCCTTGGACTTCTACCCTTTCTCTTCCAAGAAACCAGAAGATTACTACCTGCTTACATGCAAATATAAACTTCAAAAATgttaactatttttaaaaaagaatttagaGATTGCAAAGTGTCAGGGTCAGAAGCAGACAGAAAAGAAACGGTGGCTGGTTTGTTATCCACCAACATCGCCTAATATAGCAACAGACATTTCCTGCTTAGGCACAGTATGTTTGAACACCAAAGCATTAAGCAAGTGGGCTGGGTCCTGGTCTTCTAGCTACGTCTTCATGATGATTTCTgttgcatttttaaattttgcttaaCTGTGGTGGGATTGTGCCCAACGTAGTGTCTGAAAAGTCACAGTGGGGAgcagtgcttcctctaagctatgcagtcttgtgagcaaaatttctacttcatgagctactggcattaaagctgtgagcaagcagggctttttttgagcaggaatgcagttccagctggcttggtgtcagggggtttggccttatatgctaatgagttcctgctgggcctatgtggaacaatggtgacatcagagggtatggcctaatatgcaaatgagttcctgctgagcttttcccacCAAAGCAAGTGATTTGGTTACTGcatagtttgctccggggctatccttcctgaactaagacaaaaatgtgtaagccaaaGGCCAAAAAAAAcctgagctagctcagcttagagagaacactggtgggGAGCATTTCCTAACTTAACACTCAAGGGCAGACTCACAAATCCCTAACTACTGGGTTAAGTTCCTTGAAGGAAGAGACATTGTGGGAAAAAAGATCAGGGACTTCCTGTTTCCATGACCGCCCTGAAATCTTGTTTCAGAGACGCAGAAGATAAGCATAAGCTCATAACAAGAACTGAAGCGAAGCAAGCGTACCTTCTCAAAGACTGCGATTTAGACAAGAGAGAACCAGTACTCAAGTTTGTTTTGAAGAAGAACCCTCATAACCCTCGGTGGGGTGACATGAAACTATATTTAAAACTGCAGGTACTGAAGCTTGCCAAAAAACTCTCCCCTCTTGCCCTCTTTGCATTCCGAGTACGCCTTCTGTTCTATCCATAGCTTAACATTTGCATTCTTAGTTTAGTATTTGCTTTAATAGAAACCAGACATAAAATGTGACAATGTGACATTTGGTCATGTTTACCTACAATTTTTAAATGATTTATTGGTTATAGTAATTCAGGGCTCCTCAAGATGTCCAGCAACACCTTTTTTTgatgcccaccaaatgtttttaagaaatgagtggggccaggtaggtcgtttgcccagcaagacttagATTTGATtgactttggcagccattttgttgctgtgatCACCATGCTGTCAGAATGCCAAATGCACCAGCAGCTCAAAAAGGCCGAGGATTCCTTCAGTAATTGCTTGTAAGGGCTCCTGCTGTTAATATCTGTACTCAAAAGGGATGAACATCACCTGTATCTTGATTAACTTGCATTTAGTttatgatgtctga is drawn from Heteronotia binoei isolate CCM8104 ecotype False Entrance Well chromosome 4, APGP_CSIRO_Hbin_v1, whole genome shotgun sequence and contains these coding sequences:
- the XPA gene encoding DNA repair protein complementing XP-A cells; this encodes MDTLAPDGEAPPLSAAMRAKIERNRQRALMLRQARLATRPYPATGEGSSKVKAPPKVTDTGGGFFLEEEEEEEDAAEKIVHLPGPVLECDYLICEECGKEFMDSYLMSHFDLATCDNCRDAEDKHKLITRTEAKQAYLLKDCDLDKREPVLKFVLKKNPHNPRWGDMKLYLKLQVIKRSLEIWGSEEALEEAKESRQDSREKMKQKKFDKKVKELRRAVRSSVWKKDTSIHQHEYGAEETVEEDLYKKTCITCGYKLTYEKM